One Clavibacter zhangzhiyongii genomic region harbors:
- the rho gene encoding transcription termination factor Rho — translation MTDVDTRATAADLSALRVSQLQAIASELGIPGGSKLRKGELVTAISEIQAARGLTVPADEAAPASDASAEDGDATTAEAPVAETAPVADAAPVAEQAPAAAPVLEDAAPAEDAAPAEDAAPAEAAPTEAPVAEAAPAAEQPARSGRGSRRATTPRIVPERIEEPAEATAVAEPAGTGLEARIAQATGGRAPSARTQAPRTSDTRGDETRTEAPAGRRGSRRATSAGVVDPATEAPRQAAQHVNSGQTADQLVPAESEAPAAEAPTDEQAPTQRSGRGRRRGGRDAQDGAAQDAPAETASADEAPAADAQASGDDRDADAQDGRDGREGREGGRNRSRNRRNRDRGRDQDDQQQGGREQAPREQAPREQDADDEAQEEARTGRGRQNGRGQGDRTQDVRADQARADLGRDEERGGRSRYRDRKRGRGQGGDDFEPEVTEDDVLLPVAGILDVLDNYAFVRTSGYLPGTNDVYVSLGQVKKHSLRKGDAIVGAIRQPRENDSQSRQKYNAIVKIDSVNGLPPEEAANRVEFGKLTPLYPQDRLSLETEPAKLTTRIIDLVAPIGKGQRGLIVSPPKAGKTLVLQAIANAIATNNPEVHLMVVLVDERPEEVTDMQRTVKGEVIASTFDRPAEDHTTVAELAIERAKRLVELGHDVVVLLDSITRLGRAYNLTAPASGRILSGGVDSSALYPPKRFFGAARNIEHGGSLTILATALVETGSKMDEVIFEEFKGTGNMELRLSRALADKRIFPAVDVNASGTRREEMLMGADEVKVSWKLRRALAGLEQQQALEIVLSRLKETTSNVEFLMKVQASMPNTANGQSHQSHGHGAHEKG, via the coding sequence ATGACCGATGTCGACACCCGCGCCACCGCCGCGGACCTGAGCGCGCTCCGCGTCTCCCAGCTCCAGGCCATCGCCTCCGAGCTCGGGATCCCGGGCGGCTCCAAGCTCCGGAAGGGGGAGCTCGTGACCGCGATCTCCGAGATCCAGGCCGCCCGGGGGCTCACCGTCCCCGCCGACGAGGCGGCTCCCGCCTCCGACGCGTCCGCCGAGGACGGCGACGCGACCACCGCCGAGGCGCCCGTCGCCGAGACCGCGCCCGTGGCCGACGCCGCGCCCGTCGCCGAGCAGGCGCCCGCCGCGGCGCCCGTCCTCGAGGACGCCGCTCCCGCCGAGGACGCCGCTCCCGCCGAGGACGCCGCTCCCGCCGAGGCCGCGCCGACCGAGGCGCCCGTCGCCGAGGCCGCGCCCGCCGCCGAGCAGCCCGCGCGCTCCGGCCGCGGATCCCGCCGCGCCACCACCCCGCGCATCGTGCCCGAGCGCATCGAGGAGCCCGCCGAGGCCACGGCCGTCGCCGAGCCCGCGGGCACCGGCCTCGAGGCCCGCATCGCGCAGGCCACCGGGGGCCGTGCCCCCTCCGCCCGCACGCAGGCGCCCCGCACCTCGGACACCCGCGGCGACGAGACCCGCACCGAGGCGCCCGCCGGACGCCGCGGATCCCGCCGCGCCACCAGCGCCGGCGTCGTGGACCCCGCGACCGAGGCCCCGCGCCAGGCCGCCCAGCACGTGAACAGCGGCCAGACGGCCGACCAGCTCGTCCCCGCGGAGTCCGAGGCCCCCGCCGCCGAGGCCCCGACGGACGAGCAGGCCCCGACGCAGCGCTCCGGGCGCGGCCGCCGCCGCGGCGGACGCGACGCCCAGGACGGCGCCGCGCAGGACGCGCCCGCCGAGACCGCATCCGCCGACGAGGCGCCCGCCGCCGACGCGCAGGCGTCCGGCGACGACCGCGACGCCGACGCCCAGGACGGGCGCGACGGCCGCGAGGGACGCGAGGGCGGCCGCAACCGCAGCCGCAACCGCCGCAACCGCGACCGAGGCCGCGACCAGGACGACCAGCAGCAGGGCGGCCGCGAGCAGGCGCCCCGCGAGCAGGCGCCCCGCGAGCAGGACGCCGACGACGAGGCGCAGGAGGAGGCCCGCACGGGCCGCGGGCGCCAGAACGGCCGCGGCCAGGGCGACCGCACGCAGGACGTGCGCGCCGACCAGGCCCGCGCCGACCTCGGACGCGACGAGGAGCGCGGCGGCCGCAGCCGGTACCGCGACCGCAAGCGCGGCCGCGGCCAGGGCGGCGACGACTTCGAGCCCGAGGTCACCGAGGACGACGTCCTGCTGCCCGTCGCGGGCATCCTCGACGTGCTCGACAACTACGCGTTCGTCCGCACGAGCGGCTACCTGCCCGGCACGAACGACGTCTACGTCTCGCTCGGCCAGGTCAAGAAGCACTCGCTGCGCAAGGGCGACGCCATCGTCGGCGCCATCCGCCAGCCGCGCGAGAACGACAGCCAGAGCCGCCAGAAGTACAACGCGATCGTGAAGATCGACTCGGTCAACGGCCTGCCGCCCGAGGAGGCCGCGAACCGCGTCGAGTTCGGCAAGCTCACGCCGCTGTACCCGCAGGACCGCCTCAGCCTCGAGACCGAGCCCGCGAAGCTCACCACGCGGATCATCGACCTCGTGGCGCCCATCGGCAAGGGCCAGCGCGGCCTCATCGTCTCGCCGCCCAAGGCCGGCAAGACGCTCGTGCTCCAGGCCATCGCGAACGCCATCGCCACCAACAACCCCGAGGTCCACCTCATGGTCGTGCTGGTCGACGAGCGTCCCGAGGAGGTCACCGACATGCAGCGCACGGTGAAGGGCGAGGTCATCGCCTCCACCTTCGACCGTCCCGCCGAGGACCACACCACGGTCGCCGAGCTCGCCATCGAGCGCGCCAAGCGCCTCGTGGAGCTCGGCCACGACGTCGTGGTGCTGCTCGACTCCATCACCCGCCTCGGCCGCGCGTACAACCTCACGGCCCCCGCGTCCGGCCGGATCCTCTCGGGCGGCGTCGACTCGTCGGCGCTCTACCCGCCGAAGCGCTTCTTCGGCGCCGCGCGCAACATCGAGCACGGCGGATCGCTCACGATCCTCGCCACCGCGCTCGTGGAGACCGGCTCCAAGATGGACGAGGTGATCTTCGAGGAGTTCAAGGGCACCGGCAACATGGAGCTCCGCCTCTCGCGCGCCCTCGCCGACAAGCGCATCTTCCCCGCCGTCGACGTCAACGCCTCCGGCACGCGCCGCGAGGAGATGCTCATGGGCGCCGACGAGGTCAAGGTCAGCTGGAAGCTGCGCCGCGCCCTCGCCGGGCTCGAGCAGCAGCAGGCCCTCGAGATCGTCCTCAGCCGCCTCAAGGAGACGACGTCCAACGTCGAGTTCCTCATGAAGGTCCAGGCCTCCATGCCCAACACCGCCAACGGCCAGTCCCACCAGAGCCACGGGCACGGCGCGCACGAGAAGGGCTGA
- the prfA gene encoding peptide chain release factor 1 has product MFESVVQLLEEHEELQQQLGDPELHADASRSRKVNRRYAELSRIVAAHAEWTQLGDDLAAARELAEEDRAFADEIPGLEQALDAAQEKLRRLLIPRDPDDARDVIMEIKMGEGGAESALFAADLLRMYLHYAESRRWKTEVLSQTQSDLGGYKDVQVAIKGTSDDPALGVWAHLKYEGGVHRVQRVPATESQGRIHTSAAGVLVIPEVEEVEEVAIDPNDLKIDVYRSSGPGGQSVNTTDSAVRITHLPTGIVVAMQNEKSQLQNREAGMRVLRARVLAKQQEEIDAEASAVRRSQIRTMDRSERIRTYNFPENRIADHRTGYKAYNLDAVMNGALDPVVESCILADEEARLDALGTDA; this is encoded by the coding sequence GTGTTCGAGTCCGTCGTCCAGCTGCTGGAGGAGCACGAGGAGCTCCAGCAGCAGCTCGGCGACCCCGAGCTGCACGCCGACGCGTCGCGCTCGCGCAAGGTCAACCGCCGCTACGCGGAGCTCAGCCGGATCGTCGCCGCGCACGCGGAGTGGACCCAGCTCGGCGACGACCTGGCGGCCGCGCGCGAGCTGGCCGAGGAGGACCGGGCGTTCGCCGACGAGATCCCCGGCCTCGAGCAGGCGCTCGACGCGGCGCAGGAGAAGCTCCGGCGGCTCCTGATCCCGCGCGACCCCGACGACGCGCGCGACGTCATCATGGAGATCAAGATGGGCGAGGGCGGCGCGGAGTCCGCGCTGTTCGCCGCCGACCTGCTCCGGATGTACCTGCACTACGCCGAGTCGCGCCGCTGGAAGACCGAGGTCCTCAGCCAGACGCAGAGCGACCTCGGCGGCTACAAGGACGTGCAGGTCGCCATCAAGGGCACCTCGGACGACCCCGCCCTCGGCGTGTGGGCGCACCTCAAGTACGAGGGCGGCGTGCACCGCGTGCAGCGCGTGCCGGCCACCGAGTCGCAGGGGCGCATCCACACCTCGGCCGCGGGCGTGCTCGTGATCCCCGAGGTCGAGGAGGTCGAGGAGGTCGCCATCGATCCCAACGACCTCAAGATCGACGTCTACCGCTCGTCCGGCCCCGGCGGCCAGTCGGTCAACACGACCGACTCCGCCGTCCGCATCACCCACCTGCCCACGGGCATCGTGGTCGCGATGCAGAACGAGAAGAGCCAGCTGCAGAACCGCGAGGCCGGCATGCGGGTGCTCCGCGCGCGCGTCCTCGCGAAGCAGCAGGAGGAGATCGACGCGGAGGCCTCGGCCGTGCGCCGCAGCCAGATCCGCACGATGGACCGGTCCGAGCGCATCCGCACGTACAACTTCCCGGAGAACCGCATCGCGGATCACCGCACGGGATACAAGGCGTACAACCTCGACGCCGTGATGAACGGTGCCCTCGACCCGGTCGTGGAGTCCTGCATCCTGGCCGACGAGGAGGCGCGGCTCGACGCGCTCGGGACCGACGCGTGA
- the prmC gene encoding peptide chain release factor N(5)-glutamine methyltransferase yields MADGEGVPDTVDALRMRVGRALAAAGIEDPAVDAELLVGHVLGLSRGQVQSRAITRAAVDSTDARRVLELTARRARREPLQHITGVAHFRSLELLVGPGVFVPRPETEHVAQLAIDALSAAPGDAPVAVDLGTGSGALALALATEVPHARVHAVEVSPAAHAWTARNVARLAPRVDLVLGDLADAFPALDGTVSVVVSNPPYIPVDAVPRDPEVRLHDPALALYGGADGLDVVRLVSATARRLLHPGGALVIEHGELQGDAIRALLDADGWRATATHQDLTRRDRATTALR; encoded by the coding sequence GTGGCTGACGGGGAGGGCGTCCCGGACACCGTGGACGCCCTCCGCATGCGCGTCGGCCGGGCGCTCGCGGCGGCCGGGATCGAGGATCCCGCGGTCGACGCGGAGCTGCTCGTCGGGCACGTCCTCGGCCTCAGCCGCGGGCAGGTGCAGTCGCGCGCCATCACGCGCGCGGCCGTCGACTCCACGGACGCCCGGCGCGTCCTCGAGCTGACCGCCCGTCGGGCCCGCCGCGAGCCGCTGCAGCACATCACGGGCGTGGCGCACTTCCGGTCCCTCGAGCTCCTCGTGGGTCCCGGCGTCTTCGTGCCGCGGCCCGAGACGGAGCACGTGGCGCAGCTCGCGATCGACGCGCTGTCGGCCGCGCCGGGGGACGCGCCCGTCGCGGTCGACCTGGGCACGGGATCCGGCGCGCTCGCGCTGGCCCTCGCCACCGAGGTGCCCCACGCGCGCGTGCACGCGGTCGAGGTCTCTCCGGCCGCGCACGCCTGGACCGCGCGCAACGTCGCCCGGCTCGCGCCCCGCGTCGACCTCGTGCTCGGCGACCTCGCCGACGCGTTCCCCGCGCTCGACGGCACGGTGTCCGTCGTCGTGTCGAACCCGCCCTACATCCCCGTGGACGCGGTGCCGCGCGATCCCGAGGTGCGGCTGCACGATCCCGCGCTCGCGCTGTACGGCGGCGCGGACGGCCTCGACGTCGTGCGGCTCGTCTCGGCGACCGCCCGGCGCCTCCTGCACCCCGGCGGCGCGCTCGTCATCGAGCACGGCGAGCTGCAGGGCGACGCGATCCGCGCGCTCCTCGACGCCGACGGCTGGCGCGCGACCGCGACGCACCAGGACCTCACCCGCCGCGATCGCGCGACGACCGCGCTGCGCTGA
- a CDS encoding HAD-IA family hydrolase: MTSAPSSPAPDGLLFVFDMDDVLYDHDWRGPADRITAATGHDLPELRRRWYNDEGEWAAEAGRFDADAYLAAFCAAVGVELDEAEWVRRRRASMVVRPAALEAVARAREAGRITLLTNNNALAARHLPELARELVPLFGVEHLRTSSGYGARKPDPAVFRGVLAAYGQPAGRTFFADDRLDNVESARGLGIHGHHVRGDGDLLPAVEAFIRAQAQAG, translated from the coding sequence ATGACCTCCGCGCCCTCCTCCCCCGCGCCCGACGGGCTCCTGTTCGTGTTCGACATGGACGACGTGCTCTACGACCACGACTGGCGCGGGCCGGCCGACCGGATCACCGCGGCGACGGGCCACGACCTCCCGGAGCTCCGCCGCCGCTGGTACAACGACGAGGGCGAGTGGGCCGCCGAGGCGGGCCGCTTCGACGCCGACGCGTACCTCGCCGCGTTCTGCGCCGCGGTCGGGGTGGAGCTGGACGAGGCCGAGTGGGTGCGCCGCCGCCGCGCGTCCATGGTCGTGCGCCCGGCGGCGCTGGAGGCCGTGGCGCGGGCCCGGGAGGCGGGGCGGATCACGCTGCTCACCAACAACAACGCGCTCGCCGCCCGGCACCTGCCGGAGCTCGCGCGTGAGCTCGTGCCGCTGTTCGGCGTCGAGCACCTGCGGACCTCGAGCGGGTACGGCGCCCGGAAGCCGGATCCCGCCGTGTTCCGCGGGGTGCTCGCCGCCTACGGGCAGCCGGCCGGGCGGACGTTCTTCGCGGACGACCGGCTCGACAACGTGGAGTCGGCGCGCGGGCTCGGGATCCACGGGCATCACGTGCGCGGCGACGGCGACCTGCTGCCCGCGGTCGAGGCGTTCATCCGGGCGCAGGCGCAGGCCGGCTGA
- a CDS encoding L-threonylcarbamoyladenylate synthase — MSDDMARIYDCSVDTDLLTGMRLARQAVGRGEVVVIPTDTVYGVAADAFNPEAVQRLLDAKGRGRDAPPPVLIPGQSTLDALADFVPDVVRRLVDEFWPGGLTVILVAQPSLVWDLGETRGTVALRMPANSFALELLAETGPLAVSSANKTGRPAAATAQEAAEQLDDAVSIFLDGGAAGGAASTIVDASRVTQAGGRVRIVREGAVTRAQIQQLIGDELEPVVAAPSEPEARDADADAAAADAPAEADRPDEVEAPRGIASGAERTDGSADPAAVAAPAAEAPAAGPTYPAFVEPDAEPASAAPADAQPADAPSSAEPPADPPAHPR; from the coding sequence ATGAGCGACGACATGGCGCGCATCTACGACTGCTCAGTCGACACCGACCTCCTCACCGGCATGAGACTCGCCCGACAGGCGGTGGGCCGCGGCGAGGTCGTCGTCATCCCCACGGACACGGTCTACGGCGTCGCGGCCGACGCCTTCAACCCCGAGGCGGTGCAGCGGCTGCTCGACGCGAAGGGCCGCGGTCGCGACGCCCCGCCGCCCGTCCTCATCCCCGGGCAGTCCACGCTCGACGCCCTCGCGGACTTCGTGCCCGACGTCGTCCGCCGCCTGGTGGACGAGTTCTGGCCGGGCGGCCTCACCGTGATCCTCGTGGCGCAGCCGTCGCTCGTGTGGGACCTCGGCGAGACGCGCGGCACCGTCGCGCTCCGCATGCCCGCCAACTCCTTCGCGCTCGAGCTCCTCGCGGAGACCGGGCCGCTCGCGGTGTCGTCCGCCAACAAGACGGGCCGGCCCGCCGCGGCCACCGCGCAGGAGGCCGCCGAGCAGCTCGACGACGCCGTCTCGATCTTCCTCGACGGCGGCGCCGCCGGGGGAGCGGCCTCGACCATCGTCGACGCGTCGCGCGTCACCCAGGCGGGCGGTCGTGTCCGCATCGTCCGCGAGGGCGCCGTCACGCGCGCGCAGATCCAGCAGCTCATCGGCGACGAGCTCGAGCCCGTCGTGGCCGCGCCGTCCGAGCCGGAGGCGCGCGACGCGGACGCCGACGCCGCCGCAGCCGACGCTCCCGCCGAGGCCGACCGGCCCGACGAGGTCGAGGCGCCCCGCGGCATCGCGAGCGGCGCCGAGCGCACCGACGGGTCCGCGGATCCCGCCGCCGTCGCCGCGCCCGCGGCCGAGGCGCCCGCCGCCGGCCCCACGTACCCCGCCTTCGTCGAGCCCGACGCCGAACCGGCGTCCGCGGCGCCGGCCGACGCGCAGCCCGCCGACGCGCCGTCGTCGGCCGAGCCCCCCGCGGATCCGCCCGCGCACCCCCGGTGA